From a single Syngnathus scovelli strain Florida chromosome 2, RoL_Ssco_1.2, whole genome shotgun sequence genomic region:
- the opn7b gene encoding opsin 7, group member b has protein sequence MGNASEMYLFVSRISKDNDILMGTLYTIFGVLSMLGNGTLLFVAYRKNSSLKPAEYFVVNLAISDLMMTISLFPIAIPSAYTHKWLYNKTTCTMYAFCGVLFGLCSLTTLTVLSSVCWLKVCCPNYGNKFSHYHACLLVGGVWCYAAVFAVGPLLGWGEYGPEPYGTACCIDWHAPSHNSLAMSYIVCLFFFCYILPCTVIFLSYLFILLTVRGSRQAVQQHMSPQNKITNAHALIIKLSVAVCIGFLTAWSPYAIVSMWAAFGNPSNVPPMAFALAAMFAKSSTLYNPIVYLVFKPNFRKSLCRDVAQCRRSLCGCSCQNDSTQKGTCRQAHHKEECNSTHFSNGLLENHGTCRHCPCPETLTPRENCIDHNPQRTATMLQGSQHSEVAVSQLSNEQQSDFL, from the exons ATGGGAAATGCCTCCGAAATGTATCTGTTTGTGTCCAGAATATCAAAAGACAATGACATCCTCATGGGGACGCTGTATACAATTTTTg GTGTTCTTTCCATGCTGGGGAATGGAACCCTGCTGTTTGTGGCCTATAGAAAAAACTCCTCCTTGAAGCCAGCAGAGTACTTTGTAGTCAACTTGGCCATCAGTGACCTGATGATGACCATCTCCCTTTTTCCCATTGCTATACCATCAGCCTACACTCATAA GTGGTTGTATAATAAGACCACCTGCACAATGTACGCCTTCTGTGGCGTTTTGTTTGGCCTGTGCAGTTTGACTACCTTAACAGTGCTTTCATCCGTCTGCTGGCTCAAGGTTTGCTGCCCAAACTATG GCAACAAGTTTTCCCACTACCACGCCTGCTTGCTGGTCGGCGGCGTCTGGTGTTACGCGGCCGTGTTTGCTGTGGGGCCCTTGTTGGGCTGGGGAGAGTACGGGCCCGAGCCGTACGGTACGGCGTGCTGCATCGACTGGCATGCGCCCAGCCATAACTCTTTGGCCATGAGCTACATCGtctgcctcttcttcttctgctaCATTCTTCCCTGCACTGTCATCTTTCTGTCCTACTTGTTCATCCTGTTGACCGTCCGTGGGTCCCGCCAGGCAGTGCAGCAGCACATGTCCCCGCAGAACAAGATCACCAATGCACATGCGCTTATCATTAAG CTCTCCGTGGCAGTTTGCATTGGTTTCCTGACAGCATGGAGTCCATATGCCATTGTGTCCATGTGGGCAGCGTTTGGTAACCCCTCAAATGTACCACCTATGGCTTTCGCATTGGCCGCCATGTTTGCCAAGTCCTCTACACTTTACAACCCGATTGTCTATCTGGTTTTTAAGCCCAACTTCCGTAAGTCTCTCTGTCGGGATGTAGCCCAGTGCAGAAGGTCACTTTGCGGGTGTTCGTGTCAGAACGACTCCACCCAGAAGGGAACGTGCAGGCAAGCTCATCACAAAGAAGAGTGTAACTCTACACACTTTTCCAATGGGCTACTGGAGAACCACGGCACCTGCAGACACTGTCCTTGTCCTGAGACTTTGACTCCAAGGGAAAACTGTatcgaccacaaccctcagcggACTGCCACTATGCTCCAGGGGTCGCAACATAGTGAGGTGGCTGTCAGTCAACTCTCCAATGAGCAGCAAAGTGACTTCCTTTAG